GGGTGGAAAAGCCAAGAAAGTGGTGGACATGGAGCTTTATAAGTTCCCTCTAATGTCTGACTGTGGTTAGGTGGAATCCAAACTCTTCAGAGATGGTTTTTGGACCTTTTATACCTTTTATCAACTACTCTTCTTCCGATCTTCAGAAATTTCTTGTGTACGTGTCATCATACACTTCCACAAGCTTGATTGTGAAAATCAGACATTGATAGATGactgagaaaaaaagaaaaagtttttcagCTCACCTATGGAAACATGTAGATGACGATTCGTGGCTGCACGGACACCTGGGTTGGGGAGCCAGTAAGTAGCAGCAAGAGAAAAAAgtgtagtccagcttccaacgaaaggCAAAAATATACGTTAAAAGTCCTCTTATTTAgaaaaaattacatattaaaaacatcataggacgtccatgaagaagaaactgacgcgtttcgggtgagAAAACGCCCTTAGTCGAAGCCTGACTCTTATTGATAGATGACTGTTCTTTGTATGTAATGTAGTTTCCATATATTTAGAACTATAGAAAAACCCTGAAGGGTACACAAACTTATAAGTACATCTATCCATACAGAGAATCTACATTATGTAACATACTAAATGTATTTGTATCAAATTTGGTCTGAAAAGTGGGGTGCAGCAGGGTACAGTATTATCACATCTGGTTTAGAcccattgggcacatttactaagagaggTGTGctggttttctgttggactttgcacatcctttaaggagaaaactgcttgcacaggtatttaagaagtgtctgtgccacatttgtgtctcacatgaccattttgtgttgtggctgcaccgTTCTTCATCCAACACAAATGTCTGCACTGAAGAAGGCGTTCCGGTGCTGTCAggccatgcgccagatttatcatgcaaagtcccaaAGAAGTGTGTGGCAAGGcccatgttaaaggggcaccaaaaaaagtggtgggcgccagattcatacagAATGAGCACCAGAAATcccgaatctggcgccctctgcacattgCACAGGCAAACTGGACATtgtgcacactgcactgtttttagtaactgtgccccattgtgtctctaaCAAGTTTGACTACTCCTACCAGTGTTATCCGAGTGATCCTTTGGTATATTTTAGTATACTATACAACTATGAGAATTGTCAATCCATGgagtagcctgcctcaggcgctggtcccagcagggacagcagagagcttcaataagggactagatgcctttttacacttaaataacaatgatggttatgttatatagaattgtttcccataaatctcttcctcatccaatcccttctcttccttggttgaaaagacatgtgtcttttttcaaccgtataagctatgatattatattatattactaaACTAAtatttccataaataactaatcGATATCTATTGCTTTCTACAGTGCTGGCCCTAGAGAGTACATCCATCTTTTGACATTTATATATACTATTATTGATATTAACAATGATCCAGATATTCTTCCTAACATCACCCTGGGATATCATCTGTATGACTCCTGTGGACATGAGAAGAAGGTGATAaaagatgttctgcagatctTGTCCGGACACACAGTAACTGCTCCAAACTATTCATGTATGGACCATGGCACAGTAGTTGGATTTATCGGAGACCTAAGATCTGTCACCTCTCTACCAATGGCCCAGCTATTAGGGATGTATGGATACACACAAGTAAGTTTAGATAAGAAAAATTTTCAACATTTTGTCATCACTAAATGCTGACCGATCCAGATAAAACTCTAAGGTCTTTCAGTAATGCAATTGGTGcatatgtaaaaaaacaaaagtgcAGACACTAGAGGCTCCCCCTGCTGCTTCATTTGCCACAGCCAGTACCACCATCTCCTGTTTGTCAAGGTCACCTGTTCTTTGTTTGGACAATGTTTTGCAACAAAACTGGTCCTGAGTAAGAGTATTTACAAATTTCAGGCTTCTGAAATGCTCCCATTGGACAGTATTAAAGATCTGATGTTGGCAGGTGCACCACAGCATGAAGTTCCCAGATGAAAATGGGGGACTGAATTGGTGAAGGCACTACTAGCAGAGTTTTCATTCGACATTGTGGAAGATTATCTGTCCCTATGTCTTCTAGTACTTAGGTATGGGTGGAAAAATGGACACGTGGCTAGAGCATGCACTCTAAGCCTTGCAAGTTCTGTCCTGCCCTGCAGCTAGGGTCCTATTAGAGCGCTTGTTCAGCACTGCCAGTGATGTCATCACCCACAAGAGGATTCCCCTCTCTATAGCCAACGTGGACATTCTCACGTTCTTAAGATGACCCAGACATGGATCAGACGTGACTTGGCTGTGTCAGTGTCTGAATAAGTTTGTAGAGACTTAAAAATCACATTACCTACACTTTTACTTGAAATTGCCAATTTAGGCATTAATGGAATTAAAACTTAAAATTGTCAAATTCTACAGTACCTGAACGAAACGCGGAATTTAACAGTATTTAAACTTGAAATTCTTAAATTCTTTATTATATGAATTATCCAATACTGCAGTAGCTGAATTTTAACTTAAACATTCTTAAATTCCACAAACTCCAACAAAATTTAAACATAAAATTTTTATATACTTTAGTAATTTGACTTTAACTCTAGTTAAGAGGAAGAGTGTGTGGTTTTACCATTACTTCTTTAATCCTTTGTGTAAATATCTGAGTCTCAACAACCAGAGCACCTTTAACTGCTGTGATATTTTTTTGgggttatgttttatttttaagtaCTTTTCTTTGCATATTTTGCTTTGTTATTCCCACAATTTTGAGCCTTCTAGCCCTTAATATTTTATAGACGTATTCAGGAATTAAAATTGAAGTCCCTGTTTGTTTCAATTGGGTTCATGTTTGAGTTTAACTTTGTGGTAAAGTCTGGATGCTGAACTGAATTCTTTTTTCATTATTTGGACAAATGCGAAGTAGACAACTTTTTCCCAACCACCTCATCACTGTCTGTAATACTCAACTAAATGAACTAATAATGCATCAAGGTCGCAGATATATAGGATACTATTTTTGAAACACCATCGCAAAATTGCAGCAAATCAAATGTTGATTTCAAGGAAGGAGAACATAATTCGAACTAATCCGGTTCCTTATTTCCAGCTCAGTTACGGGGCCAGAGACTCCTCGCTCAGTGACAGAAGATTATATCCACATTTCTTCCGCACGGTTCAGGGTGATGAGACACAATATGTGGCTGTAGTGAAGTTATTGTTGTATTTCCAGTGGAACATGGTTTGTATTTTTGCTACAAATGACGACACTGGAGAACGGGAACTTCGCCTTCTTAGACATGAGCTCAAGAAAACTGTAATATGTATCGAGAAAGTAGTTTTTATTACACAAGATAAGCAGCTGGATGCATCTGTCATGGAGGATTTAATAGCTGAAGTCATTATATTTTGTGGGACAAGTAATAGACTCTTGAATAGTATTCTCGATAAATCATCACTAAGTatcaaaaacaaaacttttataTTTCCGACATCTTGGTCACATGATGGTATTTTTCTAAGTGGAAATCAATTTAACTGTAGCCTCATATTTAGTCCTGTAAGATACACATTGAGGGGATTACAGGAAATATTTCTAAGTGTTAATCCATCCCAACACACACATGACCCCATCCTGGAGGATCTGTGGATCACCACATTTTACTGCTTTTCTGGAAACAAGTTAAAGAATTTTCTTTTACAAGACACTATTACTGTTCCTCTTCGTAACTGCAATGGTGAGGAACGTTTCTCAAACGGCACCCATTATTATGTGGACGGatcaccatataaagtgtatatggCTGTAAAGATGATGGCCCAAACGTTAGATCACATCCATAAAACCGTACAAACAAGCGGAATAAACAAAGATAATAATGAGTTTAATGTATACAAGAAAAAGGTGAGACAACATTACAAGGTGATTTTACTTAATTTACCATATAAGAAAAGCACAAAAGAAAAGGACCACAGTCCTTTAAGTCACTCTAGAAATGTTCAATTGGGttgaggtcagggctctggctgggccagtcagtaaTGGTCACAAAGAAGGTGAACCTTCACCCCAGTCTTCTGCAAAGATGTTTCATCCAGGATATATCCTTAATTGACCAcattaatctttccttcaattgcaaccagttgcccAAGCATCTTATACCCCCTTCTTaggatgatgctgccaccaccatgtttcactgttgggattgtaattggcaggtgatgagcatgcctggttttctccacatataAAATACCTCTTAAAATTAACAATAAATTGTTCAATATTTTGGTAGTGATtcatttttttgcaaactttATACAGGCTTTGATATGTCTTgcctgaggagaggcttctgtctgcaaactctgcaaTTAACCCCCAACCAATGGAGGGCTGAagtaatagttgactttgtggaacatcctctcatctcccttctgcatctctggagctcagtcacagtgatctTCTTAACCTCTGTCAGTAAGGCTCTTTTCCTGCGATTGCTTAAATTGGCTGGAGGAAGGTTGAGGAATAGTTGTGGTTGccccaaactttttccatttaaggattattgaGGCCACTGCGCTATGGGCTCCGTGAGCAGTTCCTTAAATCTCATGATTCTCatatgctctgacatgcactgtgagttgTGGGTCTTCAGTACACCTGTGTGTAGTCCACATCAAGTAAatgagtttaattaaacacagctgggctccaatgaaagagtagaaccatctcaaagagaatcagaaggaaatggacagcatgggaGTTAAATTTGCATGTCAGTGGAGAGAGTCTTAATACTTTGGACCAtgttatattttagtttttctaataaattagcaaaaatatctgcatttctGTCTTTCTCCTGTCAAGATGAGATGCAGAGAGTACATTAATGATTAAAAGGAACTTTCTTGATCTGAATAATTAGTTgcagtgaaacaaagagtgatAAATACTTGAAATTGTTTGTTAATTAAGATTTTTATGTTGTAGCTGAGACATTACATGAGGATACCGTGTATCAAGGGTTTGGAGTTATCAAGATTTTGCTTTAACCATAAAGGTGAAATCTCTGAACCATTAGAGATtcttaattttataaataaagaaattggtGATACTGTACAAGGACTTGCAGCATCTATTGGTTCATTTGAAGAATCACTTCCTCCAAATCAGCAGCTAAATATTTCACCTGCGGATATAATCTGGATAAATAATAAGGTAGGTCATGCTGCAATTTACTTTACTATTTAGACTACTGGAGGCTTCAGGCTCCGTGTAGCATTTGAATGaccaacattggggcttatttactgcggGTCCCGTGGCCACATTTTTGccaggtttcctgacttttcgggtATAACgcttgggattgtgtcgcaaatgATCAGattgtgcacttacatgcactgataagaagaaggtgaactccggtggacctgattggggaagcaacacatgcaggatatcgggcacaggatctacaTGGATCGCAGCAggcgtgcactccggcggacattccggatcagtgaTTGCAACTCCgatgggtaaatgtgccccattgtgttccaaACATCATCAATACTTCTAGTTATTTTTTACAAAGGTTTATAGAATAACATAGGAAGTATGATTTGCCCCCTATTTCAAAGCGGTGCTAATGATCACTTTCATAGGTAGGGTAAAACATATCCATGAACTGACACATAAAGATATGTGCACAATACCAAAACAGATGAGAAATAGCTAAACTCATCCACCATAAAACAACTGAGTGCAGCAACCagacaggaaaaaaattccaagcaaACAAACAACACTGAGGACCTTGAACATAGTAGTCATCCAAGCGGAATATAGACATCATGCTTACTTTTCCTAAAATTCAGATGTTCTTATGTTAATTTTCTCTTTCCCAGACACCTTATAGCCGGTGCTCAGAAAAATGTTCTCCAGGCTTCAGGAAAGCTGTGAAACAAGGAGATTATATTTGCTGTTACGACTGCATCTCTTGTTCTGAAGGAGAAATTTCAAATGCAACTGGTAATAAAAGCTCGGACTGGATAAAGAACAGTCCTTCTAGGCTGAACCCCATCAGCTAGTTTCTAAGACCAGGAATTCCAAAATTGGGATATTTGGTATCGACCTAAAAGGTCTTCAGCTAAAAGTTTGAGTTTGGTATTTGGGCTGGTAAAACACACCATAGTTATTGGTAGCAATCACAGTACTGTGAGTTTGTACCCAAACCAAACCtcattgggtccgctcatccctaagcATGCTAAATAAAGAGATGACATTTCGCAGTTGATTGAGCTGGGCAAAAAATGTTGGGCCAATCATTGTCATATCTTTAGTAAAATTGATGATTAAGGTTTTGGTTTGTGGTTGTGCATCAAAAAGATAAGAAAACTTATTTAGCAATGTTCAGTGGGTGCATTGCGGCCTGTAGTAAAATCCAAAATGTTCTTTATTTGCTCAATAATGTGCGCTTTGAACCCCATCTTGctataaaaagaaaaactgaaatatgatGTAAGTCACAagtataagtattcagaccctttgctgtgacactcatatttaactcaaatgctgttcaataccttctgatcctccttgagatggttttactctttcattggagtccagctgtgtttaattaatttGATTGGACTTAGATAGGAAAGACACTTCTCAAGGAGCTCAGATACAGAATTATGGCAAGGCactgatctggccaaggttacaaaagaattcctGCCGCACTCAAGGTCCCCAAGAGCACAGTGACCTTCATAATCCTTAAAACGGaaaaagtttgggatgaccacaactctaccTCAACTGCCAAACTAAGCAGTCGCCTCCTGATGgaaacctctcctcagtgcaagacatatgaaagccgtaCACAGTATGCaaaacacataaaggactcccagactatgtgaagtaagatgagatgaagattgaactttttgttgTTACTTCTCAgttgtatgtgtggagaaaaccaagcaCTTCTGATCACCTGCCAAATATGATTCCAACAGTGACAAATGGTGATGACAGCTTCAGGCTATGGCGGTGTTTTTCAGGATGACTatggacaggacaactggttgtaattgaagaaaagatgaatgcgTTCATTTCCTGGAAATATCCTTTTCCAGTGTACTCGGGACCTTAGACGTGCTAACGGTTCATCTTcaaacaatgaccctaagcagacagccaaaagaaaaaaatcagcCCACCAATGTTCATCATCCAAACTAAGGGAACTGGGAAGGATCTGCAAGGAATAATGGCAGAGGATCCTCAAATCCAGGTGTGGAAACatattgcatcattcccaagtagACTCCTGGCTCTGCTGGCTCAAAAGCTACTTCtattcaatactgagcaaagagtttgaatacttatggccataatattttagtttttcttgtttaataaattagcaccaATATctaatgaggaaaaaaaaaataactttttttgagcttaccaattggctgcaataaaacaaagagtgaaaattaaaatttaataATTTCCTTACCCACTGTAGTTTCCAAATGTTAAGATTTTAATACCACCTTACCACTGTCAGACAGTGCTATGTGAATGACCAAAGTAGTCCTTAAATGATTATTAGCTTACAGGAgcccaaaggtgggggctgagagctaaggagtgagtgagcagcacagatgtttttttttaattcaaaccaAAATAAACCTGGGACTCAGAACAGGATTCTGTCattgtgcaaggtaagttaaaacccAAAATTTAattgtaattcaaatgcttataaaagtcaGAAAGACAACTTTGTAATATAGCTGCAACCTGTCTTTTAGTCAAAATGaggttcttggtgacaggttcccttgaaaggatattatatttttattttctactcACTATCACTActaacaccttaaaggggttggccactcgtTTACATAAATTGCCTCTGTGCCTTTACTGAATTTTCaacaattgattcatcatccttGATACTTCCTGTAGTGCAGTCCGTAGACTCTCTGTGGATTTTCTTTACATGTCtgtgcactgataaataggaggg
The DNA window shown above is from Engystomops pustulosus chromosome 1, aEngPut4.maternal, whole genome shotgun sequence and carries:
- the LOC140127612 gene encoding vomeronasal type-2 receptor 26-like: MGGKAKKVVDMELYKFPLMSDCDILPNITLGYHLYDSCGHEKKVIKDVLQILSGHTVTAPNYSCMDHGTVVGFIGDLRSVTSLPMAQLLGMYGYTQLSYGARDSSLSDRRLYPHFFRTVQGDETQYVAVVKLLLYFQWNMVCIFATNDDTGERELRLLRHELKKTVICIEKVVFITQDKQLDASVMEDLIAEVIIFCGTSNRLLNSILDKSSLSIKNKTFIFPTSWSHDGIFLSGNQFNCSLIFSPVRYTLRGLQEIFLSVNPSQHTHDPILEDLWITTFYCFSGNKLKNFLLQDTITVPLRNCNGEERFSNGTHYYVDGSPYKVYMAVKMMAQTLDHIHKTVQTSGINKDNNEFNVYKKKLRHYMRIPCIKGLELSRFCFNHKGEISEPLEILNFINKEIGDTVQGLAASIGSFEESLPPNQQLNISPADIIWINNKTPYSRCSEKCSPGFRKAVKQGDYICCYDCISCSEGEISNATDAENCQKCLPSDWPNEKRDKCIPKIIEFLSYGADVVAYVFLLFYLISSIAVVLITGIFVFFRNTPVVRANNRSLSFIILISLKLSFLSIFLFIGKPEDTTCMFRHISFGIIFTVVLSSILAKTIVVCIAFKATTPDSSWRRWMGVRLPYSVVMILSSIQVLNGIIWMSFSPPYQELDMDSFPGKIIIQCNEGSKLSFYLMLGYMGFLAALSFVLAFMDGPDLFED